ATAATATGTGGTTCCCTGACGAATTAGTTGCTGTCACGAAAACGCATGGCTGGACTGCCCGGCCATATACCAAGGGCGACTTGGCAGAATACCTCAAGCTTACCTTATCAGAACATGGCGACAGCGCCGATATTTCCAACGCCGCATATATCAAGTGGTTATATGAGCAAAACCCGGCTGGACAGGTCAATATGTGGCTGGCTGAAGCCGGCAATAGCCTTATCGGCTCGTACAGCACAATTCCTGTGAATCTGGTTATTGACGGTAAAAACCTGGTGGGCTCGCAAGCGTTAAACATATTAACCCATAAGGATTATCGCGGCAAGAAAATATTTATCACCCTGGCCGAACTTGCTTATCAAAACGGATTTAAAGACAGGAATATCGCCCTGATTTACGGACTGCCAAACAAGATGATATATCGCGGGTATCCAAAATACCTGCATTTTACCGATATCGGCAATATGCCGCTTCTAATAAAAGTGAATAATCTGGGTGATTTACTAAAGGACCGAAGCCGGTTTATTCCTTCCTGGTTTTTTAATCTGGTTGGAAGATGCGTTTTTAGAAAACAGCGGTTGTCTTATGACAGAAAGCGCTTAAAAATAGAACGGATTCTATCTTTCGATGACAGATTCGACCATTTGTGGGAAGCCAATAAAGGCCTGTTTAAAAATATAGTTGTCCGAAATAAGCAATACTTAAATTGGCGTTATATGAACAATCCCGCCAGAAAATATACTGCGTTTTCAATAGCGGATTTAATGGATAACCTAAAAGGATTTGTCGTATGTAAAACAACGTCCGTCAGGGGAATTAAGGCTGGCTTTATCGGCGACTTGTTCGTTGAGAACAATGACGGGCAAATAGCCGACATCCTTATAAAAAAAGCCGAGGAGTATTTGTGCGAGCAAGGCAGCCGCATATTAAGCACCCTGTTGTTCAAGCATATTCATTTTTATAATACATTCC
The genomic region above belongs to Planctomycetota bacterium and contains:
- a CDS encoding GNAT family N-acetyltransferase; this translates as MWFPDELVAVTKTHGWTARPYTKGDLAEYLKLTLSEHGDSADISNAAYIKWLYEQNPAGQVNMWLAEAGNSLIGSYSTIPVNLVIDGKNLVGSQALNILTHKDYRGKKIFITLAELAYQNGFKDRNIALIYGLPNKMIYRGYPKYLHFTDIGNMPLLIKVNNLGDLLKDRSRFIPSWFFNLVGRCVFRKQRLSYDRKRLKIERILSFDDRFDHLWEANKGLFKNIVVRNKQYLNWRYMNNPARKYTAFSIADLMDNLKGFVVCKTTSVRGIKAGFIGDLFVENNDGQIADILIKKAEEYLCEQGSRILSTLLFKHIHFYNTFLKNNFIKYPAFLGSKSFPVIVRSMDRKQHLISDLKKWHLTMGDFDIF